AGAAAACCTCCTCATATACTGATAACTACACCAGAGTCATTTGCTATTTCTTTAGTATCTCCAAAATTTAGCGAAAAAATGAAAGATGCAAAATGGATCATAGTAGATGAAATTCACGAACTAGCAGAAAGCAAAAGAGGAAGCTTTCTTTCTGGTTTTCTAGAAATATTTGAAGATTTAGTAGCAGAAAATAAAATAAGTAGAATTGGACTTAGCGCTACAATATCGCCTCTAGAGGAAGTTGCAAAATTTTTGGTAGGACCAAATAGAGATTGTAAAATAGTAGATGCCAGATTCGTAAAAGAAGTTGATTTAAAAGTTATTTCTCCAGTTAAAGACTTAGTCCATGCCAGTGAAGAAGAAATAGGAAATGGAATTTACAAAACAATGATAAACGAGATAATGAAACATAAAACTACTCTAGTTTTTACTAATACTAGAAGCGCAGCTGAAAGAGTTTCATACAAATTAAGAAAACTAGTAGAAGCAGAAAAGCTTTTTGATGCAGATATGATAGGAGCTCATCATAGCAGCTTAAGTAGAGACCTAAGGTTAGAAATAGAAGACAAATTAAAGAAAGGAGAATTAAAAGTAGTAGTATCTTCAACTAGCTTAGAATTAGGAATAGATATAGGATATATAGACCTTGTTTTATTACTCAGTAGTCCTAAGAGCGTTAGTAGATTACTACAAAGATTGGGCAGAGCCGGACATCACGTAAGAAGCATAAGTAAAGGTAGAATAATAGTAGTAGATAGAGACGACCTAGTAGAATGTACAGTGTTAGCAAAACTCGCTAGAGAAAGAAAAATAGATAGAGTACATATACCTCATAATCCATTAGACGTATTATCGCAAATAATTATAGCATCTACTATAGCAAAACCAGTTAATATTCAGGATTTATATAATATACTGAAAAAGAGCTATACATTTAGTACATTAGATTACGAGCAATTCTTGTCAACTATTGAATACCTTTCCGGAAAATATGAACTAGAAAGTAGAAATGTATATGCAAAAATAAGACAAGAAGACTCACAATTAAGAGTTAAAAGAGGAACTAGGATGATCTTTTACATGAACAGCGGTACTATTCCTGAAACTTCCCTAATTCCAGTATTCGCAGAAAATAATAGATACGTTGGAAACTTAGAAGAAGAATTCGTAGAAATACTATCTCCAGGTGATATATTTGTATTAGGTGGAAAAACATACGAGTTCATAAGTAGCAAAGAAAACAAAATAATCGTTAAATCAGCTGAAGGACAAAGACCAACAGTACCAAGCTGGTTCTCAGAAATGTTACCTTTAGCTTATGATTCTGCATTAGAAGTAGGAAAATTCAGAAAAGAAGTAGCTAAAATGATAGAAGACAAAGTAGATACAAAAAAGGTAGTAGAAGAAATTTCTAAAAAGTACTGTATTTCAAAGCATGCCGCTTTCTCTATATACGAGTACATATTAGAAGAATATCTTTTTACTAACGGCAAAGTACCCAGTGATGATCTTATACTTATAGAGATTTATGATGATGAAGAGAATAGGAGAAATTTTATATTTAATGCACTATATGGTAGGAGAGCATTAGATGCGCTTTCGAGAGCATTAGCTTACATAATTAGTAAAGATTTAAACGTAGATGTTAGAATTTCTGTTTCAGATAATGGATTTATTTTAACTTTACCAGACATAGTTGACTATAATATAGGCGATATATTTAATCAGATTTCAGTAGATGAAATGTATACTATTTTAAGCAATGTAATACTAAGAACTGAAATGATAAAAAGAAGATTTAGACAAACAGCAGAAAGATCATTTATGATACTTAAGAGGTATAAAGGGAGGAAAACTAATTTAGATAGAAGGCAATTAAATTCTGAAACATTATTAAATGTTGTAAAAGAAATTAGTAATTTCCCAGTATTAAAAGAAACAATAAGAGAAATATTGGAAGACCATATGGACATAAAAAGTGCAATAGAGATCCTTAAAAAAATAAAGGAAAATGAAATAAAAATTGAAGTTATAGGACCTAATACTATTCCTAGTCCATTCGCTCATGGAATTATAGCTAAAGAGCATGCAGATGTAGTTTTAGCTGAAGAAAAAAGAGAATTAATGAAGAAGTTGCATGAAGAGGTTATAGAATTTCTTAAAAGGAAAGGAATTGATATCAATCTCAACTATACCGAGTCCTGAATAATACCTATATATTTTTATACAAGAATATGATAGTATTACCCAATACGTTTTCCATATTTTCATACTTTCCAAATCAAATTTACTTGGTTCACAAGTAGTCCTATGAGTATGCACTATAGCTTGTAAATCGTCGTTATCTTTTATTAATCTATAAAGCTGAACACTGTCCATAATAAATTCGAAAGGATTATCAGAAATATTGTTTATCTCATAAAATTTATTATTTACTATAATTCCGCATCTTTCTTTCTTTAAATTCCCCATAAACCTTCTAATCCAGCTATAGACTTTAATATATCTGTTCTAGTTACTATACCAATCACTCTTTGACCTATATCAACTACTAATAATCTACCAACGTTATATATTATCATTTTTCTTATAGCTTCTAATACGTCTTCATCATCTCTAATTGAAATTACATCAGTTTTCATGTAATCTGAAACTTTTGATGTATAGTTACCTTCGAAAAATGCTTTAATAATATCAGCAGTTGTGATTATGCCTAAAATTTTCTCCCCGTCTCCTAAGACTGGTGCCCCTCTAATCCCTTCCTTATAAAGAATAACAGCAGCATCTTTAAGTGTCATATCAGGTTTTAGAGAAATTAATTTCTTACCTATTATGTTTCTTACTTTTTCTTTTGGTATACTTATCATCCTTTTCACGTCAATCAGAATTTCTTTTCTATTATCATCTGCATTTAGTACAATACCTTCAATTACTAGTCTACTGTAAGGTGTTGGTCCTAATCTTACTAAATCTCCAGATCTTATTTTCCTTAAGTCTCCGGTGACTTTAAGGATAACCTTGTTTCCCGATGGATTAGTAACGTCCATTAATTCTACATTTTCAACTTTTATATCAGTCTCTATATTACCTCTATACAAGCTTAACTTATCTAAAATCGGAGAGATAGTAGGATTTTTAATGAATTCATAAGCTTTTAATGTAGGCAAATATCCACCATTAGGCCCTGGCTTTGATTCAACTAATCCTAGCACTTTTAAGCTTAGTATAATGTTTCTAACTGTGCCCTCGTCTTTACTTATCATGTCAGCAACTTCTTTACTTTTTATCATCTTTTTTCCTTTGTTATATAGTTCTACTAATGCTAAAAGTATCTCCCTTTGTGTAGATGATAGATTCTGCATACTAAATTATAATTTTAAAGACTACTTAAAAACTTCTATGTTTTTAGAGATACTTCTAAAATTTTCTTGATAACTTTTGGTTTAACATTGAAAACTTCTTGAGAAATTAAAGCCACATAATTCGCTTTGGGTAAAGGATAATCTATGCCTATATTTATCGATATAGCTTTTTTCATCGCAATATAGTTTACTTTATCTCTAATTATGCCTTCTGCAATTCCTTCTGCTAATTTAAAAGCGGTATAGAATCTAGCAAAACTTTTAGCCGTATGTTTAATTGCATCGTTATTAGAAGAATCAAGTTTTCTTAATGCCATAGACAATTTACTTTCATCTGCAAACGATAAAATAACTTCAATAAACAATAACCTTAATGCTCTCGCTAGAATATCTTTATCTCCATTAGCTTTTTCGAATGCTTTTTCTGGAAAATTAGTTATTAATGATGAGATCTCATCATACTTTTCCTCTGTATTAAATAAATGGTCAAAAACATCTTTATAATCTGTATAAAGTCCTAATCCTTCCTTACCTATAACATATACTGTTATTAACTCTTTCTCGTACAAATTACTAGATTTAAAACCTCTAAATGGTTTTATTCCATTTTGCTCATATATAAATTTAATAAGTTCTATTAATTGTTCTCTATTTAAGCTTTTCCAGTTATCAAGTATTTTACCCCATAGCTCATTTATTACCTTTATACGATCCTTGTACAATTCTTTAACCATTATACATCCTTTGAATAAATATGTAATTTTGCTTAAAAAGGATAGCATATAAGCAAATCATCATGAGTGTTGAAGATAGTTTAAAACCAAGCGTAATTTTAGTTTCTCCATCAGATATTGAAGAAAATGTGAAAAAAATAGAAGAAGAAATAAAGAATCACGAACAACTAGATTTAGATTCGCAGAAGAAAATACAAGAAGAAATAGATAAAATATGGAAATCGCTAGGATGGTTCAAAATAGCAGAATCTCAAGGAATCTGGAAATCAAAGACATGCAGACATGGAACACAAGGGAGCTGTGAAGCGTGGAATATAAGTGATCCATCAAAACTAGGAATACCAGAAGATGCTATATCAGTAGCACAAGATGGAACTAAAAGAGTTATAACAGCTAAATTCTATCAACTATGTATTTCATGCCCATTATACGAACCCAGAAGAAACCAGTAATCTAGTTTTCTCAATTTCGTCTAATACTTTTCTTAGCTCATTGATTTTTTCAATTTCTATTTCTGGATTTTCCTTTATAATTTCAATTAAGCTAGAAATTAGATCATTAAGAATAACTTCAACTATTCTTTTTCTCTCTTCTTCATTTGAAATTTCAATGGCTTTCTCTATTGTCTCATCGCTTGCATGAGTTACACCCTTAGAAAATTTCAATATAGCAGTAGGAGTTACTCCTAACTCATTAGCTAACTCCTTCTTACTTCTATTCTCTAACAGAATACTTATTATATCCTCTCTAGCTTCTTTACTAATATTATGAATTGCCTTCATCTTAGATAAATATTCTACTAAGGTTTAAAAGAGGAACCAAATATTAAGATATTGTGCTATCAATTATATTTAACCAAGGTATTATAGCTGAAGATATTGTAGAAAAGCCAATAAATAAGGACTTTATTAGTATAAAACCCAAAAAAGTATTACTATCCTTCATAGAGAACTCAGTATACTTAGGTTTGCTTTGGATTAGACCACGGACTATTTTGGGAAGTATTGGAATAGGTAAGATCTATGATGTAGGAATAGATGTAGATCCCACTCTTCAAGGAAAAGAAGTTCTAGTTTTACCTTACTCTGAAAAGTATGGAGGAATAGGGACAGAAATAGATGGTTTACTAACTAAAAATGCAGTAATTCCAGAGGATTCAATAATTCCATTACCAGAACATTATACAGATAAAATATTATTATATCCATTTTTTTCTATTGCAAAACAGATAGAAGAAATTTCTAAAGGAGAAAGTGTACTAATATTAGGGGCAGGAATTATAGGAATACTTACATATATATTATTATCTAAATCTACTTCTGATATTGCATTATATTCTGAAGTCTATAGTAATATACATGGTGTTAAAGAAATAACTGATACAGATAAAAAATGGGATATAGTCGTAATAGCAACTATGCACAGCTGGGCAAGATATTCTGCTGAAAAATTACTAGAAAATAATGGAAAAATAATTATTCCTATATTTGCAAAATCATGGCCTCCTACATGCCCAAATAGTAATACAATAAAAGTATATCCGAAGAAAATAAATGGATTATTTTCTGAAATAGAGGATGTAATATCCGACAAGTTCTTTGAAGAAAATATAGGATATTCAGATGATATTATCTCATCTATACCAACATCAAAAAGAGGAGTAATAGTTGATATAGAGAAAGCTTTACGTTAATTC
This genomic window from Acidianus manzaensis contains:
- a CDS encoding ATP-dependent helicase — encoded protein: MSIEYAKPYKDEEVFQLLRPYVASWFKNKYGTLTPPQKASIPIIKTYGNVLVSSPTGSGKTLAAFLGILDNLFELADQGKLEDKIYAIYISPLRALNNDMYKNLITPLEEIKKEANISVDIRVGVRTSDTSPYEKQKMLRKPPHILITTPESFAISLVSPKFSEKMKDAKWIIVDEIHELAESKRGSFLSGFLEIFEDLVAENKISRIGLSATISPLEEVAKFLVGPNRDCKIVDARFVKEVDLKVISPVKDLVHASEEEIGNGIYKTMINEIMKHKTTLVFTNTRSAAERVSYKLRKLVEAEKLFDADMIGAHHSSLSRDLRLEIEDKLKKGELKVVVSSTSLELGIDIGYIDLVLLLSSPKSVSRLLQRLGRAGHHVRSISKGRIIVVDRDDLVECTVLAKLARERKIDRVHIPHNPLDVLSQIIIASTIAKPVNIQDLYNILKKSYTFSTLDYEQFLSTIEYLSGKYELESRNVYAKIRQEDSQLRVKRGTRMIFYMNSGTIPETSLIPVFAENNRYVGNLEEEFVEILSPGDIFVLGGKTYEFISSKENKIIVKSAEGQRPTVPSWFSEMLPLAYDSALEVGKFRKEVAKMIEDKVDTKKVVEEISKKYCISKHAAFSIYEYILEEYLFTNGKVPSDDLILIEIYDDEENRRNFIFNALYGRRALDALSRALAYIISKDLNVDVRISVSDNGFILTLPDIVDYNIGDIFNQISVDEMYTILSNVILRTEMIKRRFRQTAERSFMILKRYKGRKTNLDRRQLNSETLLNVVKEISNFPVLKETIREILEDHMDIKSAIEILKKIKENEIKIEVIGPNTIPSPFAHGIIAKEHADVVLAEEKRELMKKLHEEVIEFLKRKGIDINLNYTES
- a CDS encoding CBS domain-containing protein; translation: MQNLSSTQREILLALVELYNKGKKMIKSKEVADMISKDEGTVRNIILSLKVLGLVESKPGPNGGYLPTLKAYEFIKNPTISPILDKLSLYRGNIETDIKVENVELMDVTNPSGNKVILKVTGDLRKIRSGDLVRLGPTPYSRLVIEGIVLNADDNRKEILIDVKRMISIPKEKVRNIIGKKLISLKPDMTLKDAAVILYKEGIRGAPVLGDGEKILGIITTADIIKAFFEGNYTSKVSDYMKTDVISIRDDEDVLEAIRKMIIYNVGRLLVVDIGQRVIGIVTRTDILKSIAGLEGLWGI
- a CDS encoding DUF2192 domain-containing protein; translation: MVKELYKDRIKVINELWGKILDNWKSLNREQLIELIKFIYEQNGIKPFRGFKSSNLYEKELITVYVIGKEGLGLYTDYKDVFDHLFNTEEKYDEISSLITNFPEKAFEKANGDKDILARALRLLFIEVILSFADESKLSMALRKLDSSNNDAIKHTAKSFARFYTAFKLAEGIAEGIIRDKVNYIAMKKAISINIGIDYPLPKANYVALISQEVFNVKPKVIKKILEVSLKT
- a CDS encoding zinc-binding alcohol dehydrogenase family protein is translated as MLSIIFNQGIIAEDIVEKPINKDFISIKPKKVLLSFIENSVYLGLLWIRPRTILGSIGIGKIYDVGIDVDPTLQGKEVLVLPYSEKYGGIGTEIDGLLTKNAVIPEDSIIPLPEHYTDKILLYPFFSIAKQIEEISKGESVLILGAGIIGILTYILLSKSTSDIALYSEVYSNIHGVKEITDTDKKWDIVVIATMHSWARYSAEKLLENNGKIIIPIFAKSWPPTCPNSNTIKVYPKKINGLFSEIEDVISDKFFEENIGYSDDIISSIPTSKRGVIVDIEKALR